One window of Oryza brachyantha chromosome 12, ObraRS2, whole genome shotgun sequence genomic DNA carries:
- the LOC102701406 gene encoding probable cysteine desulfurase, with amino-acid sequence MPSLQAAAAAAVDEAAASSGKGGGATTPTTLLALLQDTSPEKRGTVAEEKMEWLRSQLIGEDVEFDTPFGRRLLTYADQTASGRSLRYVEDYLVSEVLPFYGNTHTEDSHVGKKTTRLMHRAARYVKRCMGGGAGDALLFCGAGTTAAIKRLQEVMSLAAPCWETRGRLAAQLRRDERWVVFVGPYEHHSNLLSWRRSLADVVEIGLDEDGLVDVAALRRALGDPEYADQPLLGSFSACSNVTGIVVDTREIARVLHEHGAFACFDFAASGPYVKIDVKSGEIDGYDAVFLSPHKFIGGPGTPGILLMNKALYRLRSQPPSTCGGGTVNYVKGLSEEDTLYYDDIEEREDAGTPAIVQKIRASLAFWIKEYIGHDTMALQEHVYTEMAMKRLVNILNVKVLGNTSTNRLPIFSFLVYPPVPDSVSDVDDRLAIVRRKRLYNNSDHISNRLPLHGRLVTKLLNDLFGIQARGGCACAGPYGNIFLDINHDLTLRIRSAIHEGYLGLKPGWTRLSFAYYLSQEEFKFILDAIEFIAAYGHRFLVFYKFDWRSSNWTFSKQAAAKELSAATDVLLAEDIQFKDDDELDNDKLETNQTKFETYLENAKKIALSLPSINQQIIKIPEEIDPDIIIFHV; translated from the exons ATGCCGTCATtacaggcggcggcggctgcggccgtCGAcgaagcggcggcgagctccggcAAGGGGGGCGGTGCCACCACCCCTACCACCTTGCTGGCTCTCCTCCAGGACACGTCGCCCGAGAAGCGCGGTAcggtggcggaggagaagATGGAGTGGCTCCGGTCGCAGCTCATCGGCGAGGACGTCGAGTTCGACACACCGttcggccgccgcctgctgACCTACGCCGACCAGACGGCGTCCGGCCGGAGCCTCCGCTACGTCGAGGACTACCTCGTCAGCGAGGTCCTCCCGTTCTACG GGAACACGCACACGGAGGACAGCCACGTCGGGAAGAAGACGACGCGGCTGATGCACAGGGCGGCGCGGTACGTGAAGCGCtgcatgggcggcggcgccggcgacgcgctgCTGTTCTGCGGCGCCGGCACGACGGCAGCGATCAAGCGGCTGCAGGAGGTCATGAGCTTGGCGGCGCCGTGCTGGGAGACGCGCGGCCGCCTCGCGGCGCAGCTCCGGCGGGACGAGCGGTGGGTGGTGTTCGTGGGGCCCTACGAGCACCACTCCAACCTGCTGTCCTGGCGGCGCAGCCTGGCCGACGTCGTCGAGATCGGCCTCGACGAGGACGGGCTCGTCGACGTCGCggcgctccgccgcgcgctcggCGACCCCGAGTACGCGGACCAGCCGTTGCTGGGCTCCTTCTCGGCGTGCAGCAACGTCACCGGCATCGTCGTGGACACGAGGGAGATCGCGCGCGTGCTGCATGAGCATGGCGCCTTCGCTTGCTTCGACTTCGCCGCCAG TGGCCCTTATGTGAAGATTGACGTGAAATCCGGTGAAATTGATGGCTATGATGCGGTCTTTTTGAGCCCACACAAATTTATCGGTGGCCCTGGCACACCCGGCATCCTTCTTATGAACAAAGCACTATACCGTCTCCGTTCTCAGCCTCCCTCAACATGTGGGGGTGGTACTGTGAACTATGTCAAAGGCTTAAGTGAGGAG GATACACTGTACTATGATGATATTGAGGAGCGAGAGGACGCTGGTACACCAGCGATAGTACAAAAAATCCGTGCATCCCTTGCATTTTGGATCAAAGAGTACATTGGGCACGACACGATGGCCCTACAAGAGCATGTATATACTGAGATGGCAATGAAAAGGCTCGTCAACATTCTAAATGTCAAAGTGCTAGGAAACACGTCCACCAACCGGCTGCCAATATTTTCATTCCTCGTCTACCCTCCTGTGCCAGATTCAGTTTCCGATGTGGATGATCGACTAGCGATCGTGAGGCGCAAAAGACTCT ataataattcggatcatatctctaataGACTCCCCCTCCATGGGCGACTTGTCACCAAGCTTCTTAACGATCTCTTCGGCATCCAAGCAAGGGGAGGTTGCGCTTGTGCAGGCCCTTACGGCAACATCTTTCTCGATATTAACCATGATCTAACTCTTCGCATCCGCTCTGCAATTCatgag GGCTATCTTGGACTCAAGCCAGGATGGACCAGGTTGAGCTTTGCTTACTACCTCTCTCAAGAGGAGTTCAAATTCATCCTCGACGCCATCGAGTTTATAGCAGCATATGGCCATCGCTTCCTCGTGTTTTACAAGTTCGATTGGAGGAGCAGTAACTGGACATTCAGTAAACAGGCAGCAGCAAAGGAGTTATCTGCTGCCACTGATGTACTTTTAGCTGAAGATATACAGTTcaaagatgatgatgaattGGACAATGATAAACTCGAGACTAATCAAACGAAATTCGAGACTTATCTGGAGAATGCCAAAAAGATTGCCCTCTCCTTGCCGAGTATCAACCAGCAGATTATCAAAATTCCTGAAGAAATAGACCCcgacattattatttttcatgtataa
- the LOC102720656 gene encoding peroxidase 43 encodes MAVIVVAPMAAAAAPLTMAFLLLMHAMSVSRGQLQVGFYSDSCPDAEDIVTAAVQDAAGSDPTVLPALLRLQFHDCFVRGCDASVLIRSARNDAEVNNNKHQGLRGQDVVDAAKAELEDQCPGVVSCADIIALAARDAIAMTGGPSFDVPTGRRDGLISNLRDADVLPDVVDSIQVLRSRFAASGLNDRDLVLLTAAHTIGTTACFFVKDRLYNYRLRGGGVGSDPSIPPAFLSELKARCAPGDFNTRVALDRGSERDFDLSILRNIRSGLAVIASDAALDASNATRGLVTAYLGAASPRFAQDFVAAMVKMGTIGALTGDDGEVRDVCSQFNTD; translated from the exons ATGGCCGTCATCGTCGTGGCGCCCATGGCGGCGGCTGCAGCGCCACTGACAATGGCGTTCTTGCTGCTGATGCACGCCATGAGCGTGTCCCGTGGCCAGCTCCAGGTCGGGTTCTACTCCGACTCCTGCCCCGACGCCGAGGAcatcgtcaccgccgccgtccaggACGCCGCCGGCTCCGACCCCACCGTCCTCCCCGCGCTGCTACGCCTCCAGTTCCACGACTGCTTCGTCCGG GGGTGCGACGCGTCGGTGCTGATCCGGAGCGCGCGGAACGACGCGGAGGTGAACAACAACAAGCACCAGGGGCTGCGGGGGCAGgacgtcgtcgacgccgccaaGGCGGAGCTCGAGGACCAGTGCCCCGGCGTCGTCTCCTGCGCCGACATCAtcgccctcgccgcgcgcgaCGCCATCGCCATG ACGGGCGGGCCGTCGTTCGACGTGCCGACGGGGCGGCGCGACGGGCTGATCTCCAACCTCCGCGACGCCGACGTGCTGCCGGACGTCGTCGACTCCATCCAGGTGCTCCGCTCCAGGTTCGCCGCCAGCGGCCTCAACGACCGCGACCTCGTCCTCCTCACAG CGGCGCACACCATCGGCACAACGGCGTGCTTCTTCGTCAAGGACCGGCTGTACAACTACcggctgcgcggcggcggcgtcgggtcGGACCCGTCCATCCCGCCGGCGTTCCTCTCGGAGCTCAAGGCGCGGTGCGCCCCCGGCGACTTCAACACGCGGGTGGCGCTGGACCGCGGCAGCGAGCGCGACTTCGACCTCTCCATCCTCCGCAACATCCGGTCGGGCCTcgccgtcatcgcctccgacgCCGCGCTCGACGCCAGCAACGCCACCCGCGGCCTCGTCACCGCCTACCTCGGCGCGGCCTCGCCCAGGTTCGCGCAGGacttcgtcgccgccatggTCAAGATGGGCACCATCGGCGccctcaccggcgacgacggcgaggtcaGGGACGTCTGCTCCCAGTTCAACACCGACTGA
- the LOC121055990 gene encoding syntaxin-related protein KNOLLE-like, translated as MNDLMTDSFVSAAAAAAAQGKQGGGSADGGGGGPGDEKIQAFLREAEAAKNEMAALRDELSRLQAAHEASKTLLRPGAPRAATQAALVRLLGSARRLRARLASMDRRAPAPAAAATTAGLRGRLQELTAGVQVLRRQVSAERRGDAARCYLAVAGEAPTDEQVDRLVAAGGASATTDAEAAVRAAMLSSSEAEEVEGGLLELQQLFLDMAALVESQGARVDDIERHVAAAAGDVGAAEGELREAQRLRAAARRRRLCLSAGLAVLLLVVLAAAAAALALALARRSSRAISPRGEPPKTSQCSLACWLQRLCVLV; from the coding sequence ATGAACGATCTCATGACCGACTCCTTCgtcagcgcggcggcggcggcggcggcgcaggggaAGCAAGGCGGAGGGTCCGCCgatggtggaggcggcggcccaggcgacGAGAAGATCCAGGCGTTCTTGCGGGAGGCAGAGGCCGCCAAGAACGAGATGGCCGCGCTGCGGGACGAGCTGTCCCGCCTCCAGGCCGCGCACGAGGCGTCCAAGACGCTGCTCCGCCccggcgcgccgcgcgccgccacgcAGGCCGCTCTCGTCCGCCTCCTCGgctccgcccgccgcctccgcgcgcggCTCGCGTCCATGGACCGCCGCGCCCCCgccccggcggccgccgccaccacggcCGGCCTGCGCGGCCGCCTGCAGGAGCTCACCGCGGGGGTCCAGGTCCTCCGGCGCCAGGTCTCCGCGGAGCGACGGGGCGATGCGGCTCGCTGctacctcgccgtcgccggggaggCCCCGACCGATGAGCAGGTGgaccgcctcgtcgccgcagGCGGGGCCTCGGCTACCAccgacgccgaggcggcggtgcgggcggCCATGCTGTCCTCCTcagaggcggaggaggtggagggcgGGCTGCTCGAGCTGCAGCAGCTGTTCCTCGACATGGCGGCGCTGGTGGAGTCTCAGGGAGCGCGCGTGGACGACATCGAGCGGCacgtggcggcggctgcgggggACGTGGGCGCCGCGGAGGGGGAGCTCCGGGAGGCCCAGCGGCTGCGTGCCgccgcgcggaggcggcggctgtgCCTCTCCGCTGGCCTCGCTGTGCTGCTTCTCGTCGtcctggccgcggcggccgccgcgttGGCGCTCGCTCTGGCGCGGCGCAGCTCGCGGGCGATCTCTCCGCGTGGTGAACCACCAAAAACATCGCAATGCTCTTTGGCGTGTTGGCTGCAAAGGCTTTGTGttcttgtttga